The proteins below are encoded in one region of Paramisgurnus dabryanus chromosome 2, PD_genome_1.1, whole genome shotgun sequence:
- the lins1 gene encoding protein Lines homolog 1, with the protein MQSRSQVYPFEHTLQTYTRKMTDVSSGCRSSCSLDHIMDASSLDFHNIFLSLYSGTLPSLSSKDLASKIASCLTSQTAGSVSHTDVMCLCLTLTENIITRLSSPSLPQDVRICYEDVMRSLCEMDLMAKLVSLLDCQDQLVSHLSTKCMSACVINDISMTGSSSSLWRDTCAKVFYKSTPSGELDCCLWSLTCVIKGVLRGDCRNKNDVLTKLLGAVDPSLTCLYASLLPQHTLEPRKTEVMKHCRTLCTFFDLLEVLSAARLRCGVCSSVQRIVFTESRALLHVMRTDVEYFVNKRALLLLKRNLLRRAGEDWALGDVQSGSHMDEGLNEDLLAVADAVLNEVKAGWLQEVSVKAQPSFFGGNFDVHLGGTWRDDVMLRALSLILLKSLEINIQSTCGKGAQNNIDVHQYLTELMSFLRRHATHLSTEAHNCCWVTSVFAEQDDDMIESAKALIALYLYQKSLNFSVPVCLWGCNPHCHFIILLRSLSFDHTVLLDFLISTETCFLEYCVRYLKLLREDWTGFCRSCRHVEDSDGNLGVPRKLTANLMDRETPESSQMYVVSCATGSDVRAATVPRLVDYGSSDESEEAEESSSDLHTNAVDFGRMEVKGSLYPSVTTMEQDCVSECLFDKVLACLEELKVAITRLHNKALFPYNPASLLKLLNNLQPKKNLVSQPRLKAV; encoded by the exons ATGCAGTCCAGATCTCAAGTCTATCCATTTGAACATACGTTGCAAACGTACACACGAAAGATGACTGATGTTTCTTCTGGATGCAGATCTTCATGTTCTCTTGATCACATTATGGATGCTTCAAGTTTGGATTTCCACAACATTTTCCTATCGTTATATTCAGGAACACTTCCCAGCCTGAGCAGTAAAGACTTGGCCAGCAAAATAGCATCGTGTCTTACATCGCAAACAGCTGGATCTGTCAGTCATACAGACGTTATGTGCTTGTGTTTGACTCTTACTGAAAACATCATTACCAGACTGTCATCACCGAGTCTGCCACAAGATGTCAGAATATGCTATGAAGACGTTATGAGAAGTCTGTGTGAAATGGATCTGATGGCAAAGCTG GTTTCCCTCCTTGACTGTCAGGACCAACTGGTGTCTCATTTGTCTACAAAGTGCATGTCAGCTTGTGTCATCAATGACATTTCCATGACT GGAAGTAGCAGCTCACTTTGGAGAGACACTTGTGCTAAagtgttttataaatcaactCCCAGCGGTGAACTGGATTGCTGTCTGTGGTCTCTCACTTGTGTGATTAAAGGAGTGCTGAGGGGAGACTGCAGAAACAAAAACG ATGTTTTGACAAAGCTTCTTGGAGCGGTGGATCCATCCCTCACTTGCTTGTACGCCAGCCTTCTTCCTCAACACACACTGGAACCTCGCAAAACTGAAGTGATGAAACATTGCAGAACTTTGTGCACTTTCTTTGACCTTCTCGAAGTCCTCAGCGCTGCTCGGCTGAGATGCGGTGTCTGTTCATCTGTACAAAGAATCGTATTCACTGAGTCCCGAGCTCTTCTGCATGTCATGAGAACCGACGTGGagtattttgtaaataaaagaGCGTTACTTCTTCTGAAGAGAAATCTTCTGCGGAGAGCTGGAGAGGACTGGGCGTTGGGTGACGTGCAGTCTGGGTCACATATGGATGAAGGGCTGAATGAAGACCTGTTGGCGGTGGCAGATGCTGTGTTAAATGAAGTGAAGGCCGGTTGGCTCCAGGAAGTGTCTGTGAAAGCTCAGCCCAGTTTCTTTGGTGGGAACTTTGATGTTCATCTTGGAGGAACTTGGAGAGATGATGTGATGTTAAGAGCTTTGAGTCTAATTCTGCTGAAGTCACTAGAAATAAACATTCAGTCCACTTGTGGGAAAG GAGCTCAGAATAACATTGACGTCCACCAGTATCTAACAGAGCTCATGTCGTTCCTGCGGCGTCACGCGACCCATCTGTCTACTGAAGCTCACAACTGTTGCTGGGTGACTTCAGTGTTTGCTGAACAGGATGATGACATGATCGAATCAGCCAAAGCTCTCATTGCCTTGTACTTGTATCAGAAAAG TTTGAATTTCTCAGTTCCTGTTTGCCTTTGGGGCTGTAACCCCCACTGTCATTTCATTATCTTGCTCCGGTCCCTCTCCTTCGACCACACCGTGCTACTCGATTTCCTCATTTCCACAGAAACCTGTTTCTTGGAGTATTGCGTCCGCTACTTGAAGCTCCTCCGTGAGGACTGGACGGGGTTTTGTAGGTCTTGTCGTCATGTTGAAGATTCTGATGGGAACCTCGGTGTCCCTAGAAAACTGACAGCTAATCTCATGGATAGAGAAACACCAGAATCGTCTCAGATGTATGTAGTTTCCTGCGCAACAGGAAGTGATGTCAGAGCCGCCACAGTTCCACGACTGGTTGATTATGGAAGCTCAGATGAATCTGAGGAGGCAGAAGAGAGCAGTTCTGACCTCCACACGAATGCAGTTGATTTTGGTAGGATGGAGGTAAAAGGATCGTTGTACCCATCTGTAACCACGATGGAACAAGATTGTGTATCTGAATGTCTGTTTGATAAAGTGCTGGCGTGTCTTGAGGAGTTGAAGGTGGCAATAACGAGACTGCACAACAAGGCGCTCTTTCCCTACAACCCTGCCTCCCTTTTAAAACTGTTAAACAATCTTCAACCCAAAAAGAACTTGGTAAGTCAACCAAGACTCAAAGCTGTCTAA